The Paenibacillus sp. FSL R7-0345 DNA segment ACCGCAGCGGCTAAGGCAGTTGTCACCTTGGAGCCGCTGACCGTAAATACGCTGAGCGGAGCACAGCAGGCCGGCGGGGATGCCGCCCTGCTCAGCCAGGCACCGTTAACGATTACAGGTGAAGGCTATCTAAATGTAGAGGGGTTATATCAGACAGGGATTGCCGCCGCGCAGATTCTGGCCGTTGAAGACGGCATCCTGCATGTAAACTCTGCCGGAGCCGGCTTGCAGGCTGCTTCAGCCCTGACTCCATCCGGCGGCACCAGTGCCGGCAGCATCAATATAAGCGGCGGCTACCTGTATGTAGAATCCGCCGGCGCTAGTATGGAGGCAGATGGTGACATCAACATTTCAGGAGGCACCGTCATTGCTTTAGGCAGTCTTGATGAAGCCGCCGGTGATAAGAACCATGCGCTGAACATTAGCGGCGGGACCGTGATAGCCGCGGGAGCCACCGTTCCGGAGGCCGCTTCCGGCTCAGCCCAGTCTTCTGCTATGATCAGCTTTGATGCTCTGCAGAAAGCCGGAACACTGGCTGTAATTCAGTCCGGTGCAGGGAACCTGCTGATTTTCGCTCCGGCAGCCGCTTATGGACAGCTGCTTTATAGCGCTCCTGCCCTGCAGGAAGATACGGAGCTAACTGTGCGCACAGGCGGCATCGCAACGGGAGAAGCCGATGACGGCCTATACAGCAGCAATGCATACACCAGCGGCACTTATGCTGCTTCCTCAGCTTCCGTCACCATTAACGCGGGCAGCTGACCAGCCTCTGCAGCTTAAGACAGTATGGCAAAAGCAAGCCCCAAAAGTATATTTCTCTTTGGACAAGGCCATGCTACTATGTGGAAATAAAGCACTTTCCTTAATTTAACATCCTAGGAGTGAAGCCAGTGTCAGTTGATGTGTATATGAATTTCAATGGAAACTGCCGGGAAGCTGTCGAATTTTACGCCAAGGTGTTCGGTAACAGTGATCCGCAGATTATGACCTTTGGTGAAGCACCGCCGAATCCCGACTACCCGCTGCCGGAAGAAGCCCAAGCGCTGATTATGCATGCGCGGCTGAATGTTGACGGCAGCAACGTCATGTTCTCCGATGTGTTTCCGGGAATGCCCTTTACAGCAGGCAACAACATCAGTCTTGCGCTGGTCACCCGGAACGAAGAGGATGTGAAATCCTGGTTCCATCAGCTGAAGGAAGGCGGAAGCGTAACGATGGAACTGCAGGAGACCTTTTGGAGTAAACTCTATGGGAGCCTGAAGGATAAATTCGGCATAGAATGGCAGGTTAGCCTTGAAAGCACGGAAGCAGCAGGCCAATAAAGCTATATCTTTGTAGCTTCATTCGCTCACAATATGAGGGATACGACACACATGGCGGGGCACTGCTCCTGCCTTGGAGTGACGTATCCTTTTTTAATGCCTGCGGCGTCCGCCGTCTATTTTCCAGCCCTGGTACAGAATTAGTAATACGCTTACAATAGAATTTGTGGTTTAATGGATATACCGTTAGCACTCATCCTAATGTAAAGGAGACTAGCCATGGAAATATCTGCCTTTTTGCTGCCCAAGGATCAGGTCGCTTACATTACCTCCTCCATCTCCATGCTTGAGGCAATGGAGCAGCTGGAGCAGCACTATTATTCCGCCATACCGATTATCGACCACGAGGGGAAATATGTTGGAACGCTGGCTGAAGGGGATCTGCTGTGGAAGCTGAAGAATACGGCAGGACTCAGCTTCGATAACATGCGTGAGGTTAAGGTCAGCGACATCCAGCGGCATGTGCATAATGAGAGTGTCTACATCAAAGCCCAGATGGAGGATATGCTGACGCTGGCTGCAGACCAGAATTTTGTGCCGGTTGTTGACAGCGAGGGTGTCTTTCTCGGCATTATCCGCCGCAAGGATATTATTGAGTACTATACAAGGAATATAACGGATTAGCCGCACTAAATAGAAAAAGGGGCTGCCCTGCAAGCAGATTCATCATCTGCCCCGGGCGCCCCTTTTTACCGGAAACACCTGCTATATAATTTCAAAAACGTTGGTTAGCCGGGTCAGCTCAAAAATTTTGCGCACGTTCGGGTGAAGTGTGCGCAAGCGGATCGTGCCACCGTTCTCCGCACATTTTTTGTACAGGCTGACAATGACGCCAAGACCGGTGCTGTCTATAAAAAGGCAATCCTTGAAATCCAGTAAAAAGCTTGTCTGGCCGCTGTTAATGTAATCCTTAACGGTATCGCGGAAAGTGCCTGCCTCATCTACCGCAAACATTGCCGGCATATTCATTGTAATCTCATTCAAGCTACTCACCCCTTATTTTAAATTTCTCAACCAGGAATTCCAGCTCGCCTGCCATCGCACTGATTTCTTCTGCTGTAGATACAAAATTATTAACCGTAGCCGCCTGCTCTTCAGTAGCGCTGGACACACTCTCCGTATTCTGTACAGACATTTCCGAAATGGTCCCCATGGAATCAATCAGCTTGATAATCTGGTCTGAAGTAGCTACTTCATCCCTCGTGATTTCCAGTATTTCCTGAACACTTGCTGTTATCAGCTCAACCGATTCAATAATATGAATAAAGGCATGGTCGGTCTCCTTGACGATCTGTACTCCGCTGTCTACGGCAATGGAAGCTCCCCGCATTGATTCTACAGCCTGTCCGATTCTCCCTACCATATCGGAAACCAGACTGCTGATTTCTTCGGCCTGCAGATGTGTTTCATCTGAGAGCTTGCGGACTTCCCCGGCCACCACACTGAAGCCGCGTCCGTGCTCTCCTGCCCGCGCCGCCTCAATCGCCGCATTCAGCGCCAGCAGATTTGTCTGCCTGGCGATCGTATTGATCGTGCCGATAATAGCGGACACCTTGTCCGACAGAACGCTTACTGTAAGCAGCTGCTCCTCTGTTTCCCGGGTGCTGCTGCTGATGGAATCCATCGCGGTTACTGTGTTCATTACTCCGGTTCTCCCGGCCTGTGCCGCCTCGTTCGTATTATCCGCATTCTGTGAGGTAGCTGAGGCTTTGCTCTGGGCAAGCTGCACCAGGCTGGAGAGCTGAACCAGCACCTGTGAGGCGTTAACAACAGAGTGGTTAGCATTCTCTGCCCCCGCGGCAATTTCCTGGGTGCTGGAGCTGATCTCTTCAATCGAGGCGCTGATCTCCTCCGAGGAGGCTGCCATTTCCTCTGACATGGAGGTCAGGACGGCTGAGCCGTGTCTTACCTTTTCGATAATGGCTTCCTGCTTGTCGATCATGGCATTAAAGGATTCACTCAAGGATTGCAGCTCGTCCCGTGTATGTATAGCGGTATGTACAGTCAGGTCACCATTCCCGGCCAGCGACATGGCGGCCTGCAGCTGCTTGACCGGATTTATAATATTGCGGGTGGTGAAGAGATATCCCAGCAGCAGGGCAACCAGAATGAACGAGATGACCACAATCAGCGTTGTCGTGCGGATCTCGGCGGCCGGCTTCATGTATTCACTGTAATTCGCTGTCGTCGCTACAACCCAGCTCCCGGCCGGCTCGAAGGAGACATACTTATAAGTGCCTTCATATGTATAAAATCCGTGTGCAGTCTCGCCATTTTTCATCTGCTGCACAAGGGCATTCAGCTCAGCGTTACTGTTGCCATCCAGGTTCTCCTTCAGCACCTTGCTGCCGTCAGGGTGATAGACGATCAGGCCGGTCCGGTCCAGCATATATCCGTATCCGCTCTCCCCGATTTCGCTCTCAGCTACAGGAGCGGCAATCGAATCAAACAGGATCGTCCCGATCAGCACTCCGGTAATGTTGCCGTCCTGGCGCAGCGGCCGGGCCACCGCCACAATATTTTTATTGCTGTCCCTGGATACAAGAACTCCGCTTAACGCCTTTTCACCCGCCAGCGCCTGCCGGAAATACTCCCGGTCCGCCACATTCAGCTCCGGCGCCTCTGAGCTGCTGGTCAGCAGCACCTTGCCGTTCACATCAACAAGGATGAGCGATTCCAGCAGCATGGCATTGTCCTGCTGGATACCCGATAGATATGTATACACCGTCTGCTTGGCATTCTGTCCTGACGGATCAGCAGCCAATGCAGCCAATGCACCGTTGCGGCTGGCGACATCCAGGAAGTTACCCGCTGCCGTCAGCTCCGTTTCAACCGCCTTGGCGGCTGAGCTTGTTGTTCCTTTTAATTCCTCTTCAATGGTTTTCTGCAACGCGGTTGAAGCCAGATTATAAGAGACCGCGCCGGAGATGCCCAGCGGGATGCTGATAATCAGGAATAAAAGGATACTCATTTTAACCTTAATACTTAACTTCACTACACTCTCCCCTTTTCAGTGAACACATACGCTCTTGCTGATAAACATCGTATTGCGGATCATCTCCACACTGTCCGAGAAGCAGCGGATCAGATACAGCCCTCTTCCCCCGTCCTCCAGCAGCTCCTCGTCGGCGATTGCCTGCGGAATCAGCAGCTCACCCGCCCCGTCCCCGGAATCCTCAACCTGGAGATTGAGCAGCCCGCCGCACAGCAGGTAACGGATAATGATGGGCTTTGTACAATCGCTAAGATTTCCATGATAGTAAGCATTGGTTACAGCTTCCATGAGGATGAGCCGGATATCAAACGCATATGGTTCCAACTCCAGCTCCTGTATAATATTATCAATGATCGTTAGGTGACTCCCCAGACCGCAGAACATGACTTCCTTGTGTAAAGCCTCCATAGTTCACTTCCTTGGCTTATGTAATAAGCAGACTCAGCCATGTGCAGTCATCCTGCAGCACTGAACCTGCGATCTTTCCCTGCAGATATTCATATTCCCGGCACAGCTCATCGCTGCTAAACAGCAGCTCCATACCGTCGCTATAGAAGCAGAAGCGGTCACCTGCCTGAAAAGGAATTGCCGTTTGTTCGAAGGTACTGCCCGCGAACATCCCCAGCGGAGTGCCTTTTACAGTTATCCTCATTCCTTCTCCGCCGCCGGGCTTGTACATGAACTCGTTGATGCCTGCTGCAGCCGCCTTCATCATTCCCCTGTTAAAATCAAAATGAAAGCAGCAGCCCGCTATATAATCCTCACCCATATGCTCGATTGCCCTGCGGTTTAAATCCTGCAGAATCTCTACCGGTGCAAGGCCGCTGTGCAGGCTGTCCATAAACATCACACGCAGGGCGGAAATGCTGAGCGCAGCTGAAATCCCTTTGCCTGCTACATCGCCGATAATGCCAAGCACCTCGTAATCACTGATTCTGTGAAAAATAAAGAAGTCTCCGCTTAGCGTATTCGCCGGTATGTACAGCTTGTCCAGAACAGCTTTGTCTTCAAGGGGAAAGCCGACCGCATGCCGCTGCTCCTGAAGCCGGACCGCCCGCTCCGTCTCCTTTTTCTTCTGCGTAATATCACGGCATACCAGCTGCAGCGTTGCGGTCTCGTTATATGTAATCGGGACCCCGGAGATATCAAGGTCAAAGACCCGCCGGTCATGCCGCCGGATAAAGCGCTGCTCGATCCGGAAGCTGTCCTTGATGCCGCTCATCGCTTTCAGCTTATTATATTCCGAGCTGCTGAGCGGCTTTTCGATAAAAAAATCATCAATGCTTCTGCCGAGCAGCTCCTCCTTCACTATGCCGAACAATTTCTCTGTCCGCTGGTTGGCGAACAGGATCGTACCGCCGCTGTACACCAGAATCGCCTCCGGGCAGAGCTCAACCAGATCCCGGTAGCGCTCCTCACTCTCGCGCAGCCGCTTCTCCGAGCGCATACGCTCACTGATATCGTGGATCACCGTGTACACACAATCCCGGCCGAGTATTCTCATGGCTCCGGTGTGAATCTCTACATCAATGTGCTGGCCGGAGGCAAGCCGGTGATGTTCATGAAAAACCTGGTTCCCGCGGTACTTCCCCCCGGGCAGAGCCCTGTCCAAAAAGCTGCCTGTATCGTCTTCCTGTCCCCCATTCAGATCCGTTATCAGCAGCTTCCTGAATTCACGCAGCCTGTAGCCGTAAAAGCTACAAGCCGCCCTGTTCGCATCCACGATGCTGCCGTCAGCCGGGTCTACCATCAGGGTAATCAGATGGTTGTTCTCATAAATACATCCGTAATGATCCATACACTGGTCCGCACTTGGTGCCGCCAGCTCATTTTTGCAATGCTTGTCTGTTGCCATGTATTAATCCTCTATTCGATTCGCCATAAATTCACCCTATTATATTCATTTTCCTGACAGGCTGCCGTGAATTTCGACACATTTAGCAATGGAAAACAAGCAGAAACGGCTGCGCCGTCGTTCAGGAAGGGCGGCAACCGTCTCTGCGGAAAGATAAGGATTATTGATAGGCTAGAACATATACATTCTTATATTACAAAATAAACCCGGCCAGAGTCATACGTTCATGACAGACTGGCCGGGCTAAAACCGTTACAGATTACAGCTGTGTGAGGATAATGGTTCCCTGCGGCGTAATGGCCAGCGTGTGCTCATATTGAGCCGAGAGCCCGCCGTCAATCGTCCGGGCTGTCCACCCGTCCGCATCCACCTTGGTGCGGTAGCTTCCTGTATTCAGCATCGGTTCAATGGTGAATACCATACCTTCCTTCAGGCGCGGGCCTTTGCCGGCAGGGCCGTAGGAAGGCACATCCGGCTTCTCATGCATTTCGGAGCCGATGCCGTGGCCGATGAAATCACGAACTACCGAGAAGCCGTTTGACTCGGCATAGGTCTGGATGGCGTGGGCTACATCGCCGATCCGGTTGCCGGCAACCGCCTGCTCAATTCCCTTGAACAGCGATTCCTTGGTGGTGTCGAGCAGCTTCTGCGCCTGCTCACTGATGCTGCCTACACCGTAGGACCAGGCGGAATCCGCCAGCCAGCCGTTCAGATTCACGACCATATCAACCGTTACAATATCTCCGTCCTTCAGCGGCTCCTTCTTGGGAAAGCCGTGGCAGATCACATCGTTCACTGAAGCGCAGGTTGCGTACGGATACCCGTGATACCCTTTTTGCTCCGGAGTCGCTCCTTGGGAGAGGATGAACTTTTCAGCAAATTCATCAATTTCCCAGGTGGTAATACCCGGTTGTATCATTGCGGCAATCTGCCGGTGGCATTCGGCCAGAATGATGCCGGCTGCCCGCATTTTTTCGATTTCTTCCATCGTTTTCATGATAATCATCTGATTCGCCTCTTCTGTGCAGAACGCATTACTCACTATAATGGCTCTTGAATATGTTTTTGTTCCTTCTTTATATTATGTAAGAAAACCGCCGAAAATCCAAATTTAATCTGTGATTAGTGACGATCTTCCTGTTTTTTCATAACATAAGACAGTACAGCATCTGCAGAAAGGATTGTAAGAACCTCATGATAAAAAAAACAGACGCCGGATAAAACACTCCGCCAAAACCGTCCGCCTGGATCTTACAACCAGAAAATTTATTACTAAAACTGTTGTCCGGGCGCTTAAAATGATGCCCCAGCAGAACTACCGCTTACCCGAATCTAACAGCGATCATCCTCAGATCTCAAGCTTCGTTGAACATAAGCAAATCCGCATTCTGATGGTTTCGTTCATGGCAGGAGACACCATGTGGCAAATTGAACAGATGATTGCCGAGCAGCTAAGGCTGTTAGCCAAGGAACTGGTTGCCATCAAGGCTTTCCAGAGCTTCTCCTCAGCCCTGCACCAGCTGAACCCCGACCTGCTTCTCGTTGTGGGCAATGAAGAGCCGCTCTCAAGCAATGACTTGGATGCCATCCGGGCTGCTTCTGTCAAAAAAGCGATCTGGCTATCCGATGGCCCGGCCACCAGCAATTCTACCGCAGAGCTCGCTCTGCTGTTTGATTATGTATTTACACAGAACAGCCTTCATATTCCCTTTTATCAGCATTCCGGCTGCAGATCGGTGTTTTATTTACCTTTTGCCGCTAACCGGAGCCACTTCAATCCCCGGCCTGCGGATGAAGCGTACAGGTCAGACCTTTTACTGCTTGGCGATGTCAGCGCATCCGGTAAAGATTATGCTGAGACAATCAAGCATCTATTCCCCTTGAAAAAAGTGATTGCTTACGGGAGCGGCTGGGAGGTTTATCCGGAGCTGACTGTGC contains these protein-coding regions:
- a CDS encoding CBS domain-containing protein, which translates into the protein MEISAFLLPKDQVAYITSSISMLEAMEQLEQHYYSAIPIIDHEGKYVGTLAEGDLLWKLKNTAGLSFDNMREVKVSDIQRHVHNESVYIKAQMEDMLTLAADQNFVPVVDSEGVFLGIIRRKDIIEYYTRNITD
- a CDS encoding carbohydrate-binding domain-containing protein encodes the protein MKKIHASLAVSLILAVIASGCGSASTAKVNTAAAATYADVIPDASVTTAAPASTSVPDIPQEAENMDTDIILGDSVRIEGGGAEAHGQQVTISSPGIYRLSGILANGSMDINAPGGSVELVLEGVSIRNPAGPAIQITAAAKAVVTLEPLTVNTLSGAQQAGGDAALLSQAPLTITGEGYLNVEGLYQTGIAAAQILAVEDGILHVNSAGAGLQAASALTPSGGTSAGSINISGGYLYVESAGASMEADGDINISGGTVIALGSLDEAAGDKNHALNISGGTVIAAGATVPEAASGSAQSSAMISFDALQKAGTLAVIQSGAGNLLIFAPAAAYGQLLYSAPALQEDTELTVRTGGIATGEADDGLYSSNAYTSGTYAASSASVTINAGS
- a CDS encoding PAS domain S-box protein; amino-acid sequence: MATDKHCKNELAAPSADQCMDHYGCIYENNHLITLMVDPADGSIVDANRAACSFYGYRLREFRKLLITDLNGGQEDDTGSFLDRALPGGKYRGNQVFHEHHRLASGQHIDVEIHTGAMRILGRDCVYTVIHDISERMRSEKRLRESEERYRDLVELCPEAILVYSGGTILFANQRTEKLFGIVKEELLGRSIDDFFIEKPLSSSEYNKLKAMSGIKDSFRIEQRFIRRHDRRVFDLDISGVPITYNETATLQLVCRDITQKKKETERAVRLQEQRHAVGFPLEDKAVLDKLYIPANTLSGDFFIFHRISDYEVLGIIGDVAGKGISAALSISALRVMFMDSLHSGLAPVEILQDLNRRAIEHMGEDYIAGCCFHFDFNRGMMKAAAAGINEFMYKPGGGEGMRITVKGTPLGMFAGSTFEQTAIPFQAGDRFCFYSDGMELLFSSDELCREYEYLQGKIAGSVLQDDCTWLSLLIT
- a CDS encoding ATP-binding protein, translated to MEALHKEVMFCGLGSHLTIIDNIIQELELEPYAFDIRLILMEAVTNAYYHGNLSDCTKPIIIRYLLCGGLLNLQVEDSGDGAGELLIPQAIADEELLEDGGRGLYLIRCFSDSVEMIRNTMFISKSVCVH
- a CDS encoding STAS domain-containing protein; protein product: MNEITMNMPAMFAVDEAGTFRDTVKDYINSGQTSFLLDFKDCLFIDSTGLGVIVSLYKKCAENGGTIRLRTLHPNVRKIFELTRLTNVFEII
- the map gene encoding type I methionyl aminopeptidase, which produces MIIMKTMEEIEKMRAAGIILAECHRQIAAMIQPGITTWEIDEFAEKFILSQGATPEQKGYHGYPYATCASVNDVICHGFPKKEPLKDGDIVTVDMVVNLNGWLADSAWSYGVGSISEQAQKLLDTTKESLFKGIEQAVAGNRIGDVAHAIQTYAESNGFSVVRDFIGHGIGSEMHEKPDVPSYGPAGKGPRLKEGMVFTIEPMLNTGSYRTKVDADGWTARTIDGGLSAQYEHTLAITPQGTIILTQL
- a CDS encoding methyl-accepting chemotaxis protein, whose amino-acid sequence is MKLSIKVKMSILLFLIISIPLGISGAVSYNLASTALQKTIEEELKGTTSSAAKAVETELTAAGNFLDVASRNGALAALAADPSGQNAKQTVYTYLSGIQQDNAMLLESLILVDVNGKVLLTSSSEAPELNVADREYFRQALAGEKALSGVLVSRDSNKNIVAVARPLRQDGNITGVLIGTILFDSIAAPVAESEIGESGYGYMLDRTGLIVYHPDGSKVLKENLDGNSNAELNALVQQMKNGETAHGFYTYEGTYKYVSFEPAGSWVVATTANYSEYMKPAAEIRTTTLIVVISFILVALLLGYLFTTRNIINPVKQLQAAMSLAGNGDLTVHTAIHTRDELQSLSESFNAMIDKQEAIIEKVRHGSAVLTSMSEEMAASSEEISASIEEISSSTQEIAAGAENANHSVVNASQVLVQLSSLVQLAQSKASATSQNADNTNEAAQAGRTGVMNTVTAMDSISSSTRETEEQLLTVSVLSDKVSAIIGTINTIARQTNLLALNAAIEAARAGEHGRGFSVVAGEVRKLSDETHLQAEEISSLVSDMVGRIGQAVESMRGASIAVDSGVQIVKETDHAFIHIIESVELITASVQEILEITRDEVATSDQIIKLIDSMGTISEMSVQNTESVSSATEEQAATVNNFVSTAEEISAMAGELEFLVEKFKIRGE
- a CDS encoding glycosyltransferase, producing the protein MAGDTMWQIEQMIAEQLRLLAKELVAIKAFQSFSSALHQLNPDLLLVVGNEEPLSSNDLDAIRAASVKKAIWLSDGPATSNSTAELALLFDYVFTQNSLHIPFYQHSGCRSVFYLPFAANRSHFNPRPADEAYRSDLLLLGDVSASGKDYAETIKHLFPLKKVIAYGSGWEVYPELTVLPTDIEPLPYYNGSEIIIHWGSPPNRLFDIAACGAFQLAEAHPNIYEYMKPGEDIVTFHTAKELLEKLHYYSNHPDAKRAVASRSLWNSTYDYSFLQMTTKLLHIVFNR
- a CDS encoding VOC family protein — its product is MSVDVYMNFNGNCREAVEFYAKVFGNSDPQIMTFGEAPPNPDYPLPEEAQALIMHARLNVDGSNVMFSDVFPGMPFTAGNNISLALVTRNEEDVKSWFHQLKEGGSVTMELQETFWSKLYGSLKDKFGIEWQVSLESTEAAGQ